The following are from one region of the Methanobrevibacter sp. genome:
- the xerA gene encoding site-specific tyrosine recombinase/integron integrase, translated as MKTKIIADIQSQMKDYLNQGQFLKLTRVLLNSFKDISIFAHDCQFSEKDNKTLLKLFLSAKHVEGCSDKTIVYYKSTIEKMFSKINKRVENITTDDLRQYLTIHKQERNSSKITMDNIRRIFSSFFSWLEDEDYILKNPVRRIRKVKTGRVVKEVLSDEDLEILRDNCNEIRDLAIIELLISTGIRVGELVRLNIDDIDFYERECVVFGKGESEREVYFDARTKIHLMQYLESRNDDNAALFVSLRNPHSRLTINGVEKALRKLGLKSGIEKVHPHKFRRTMATLAIDKGMPIEQVQKLLGHIQIDTTMKYAMVTQNNVKFAHRKFIG; from the coding sequence ATGAAAACTAAAATAATTGCTGATATTCAAAGTCAAATGAAAGATTATTTAAATCAAGGACAGTTTTTAAAACTTACAAGGGTTTTGTTAAATAGTTTTAAGGATATTTCCATATTTGCTCATGATTGTCAATTCAGTGAAAAGGATAATAAAACTTTATTAAAACTGTTTTTGTCTGCAAAACATGTTGAAGGATGTAGTGATAAAACAATCGTTTATTATAAATCTACAATTGAAAAGATGTTTAGTAAAATCAATAAGAGGGTTGAAAATATAACTACTGATGATTTAAGACAGTATTTGACTATTCATAAACAAGAAAGAAATTCTTCTAAAATTACTATGGATAATATAAGAAGAATTTTTTCAAGCTTCTTTTCATGGTTAGAAGATGAAGATTATATTTTAAAAAATCCTGTAAGAAGAATTCGTAAAGTAAAAACTGGAAGAGTTGTTAAAGAAGTTTTAAGTGATGAGGATTTGGAGATTTTAAGAGACAATTGTAACGAAATAAGAGATTTGGCAATTATTGAGTTATTAATTTCAACTGGAATTCGTGTTGGAGAGTTAGTGAGATTAAATATTGATGATATTGATTTTTATGAGAGAGAATGTGTGGTGTTTGGAAAGGGCGAAAGTGAACGAGAAGTATATTTTGATGCAAGAACGAAAATTCATTTAATGCAATATTTGGAAAGTAGAAATGATGATAATGCTGCTTTGTTTGTTTCTTTAAGAAATCCTCATTCAAGATTAACGATTAATGGTGTTGAAAAAGCTTTAAGAAAATTAGGTTTGAAATCTGGAATTGAAAAGGTTCATCCTCATAAATTCAGAAGAACGATGGCTACATTGGCAATTGATAAAGGAATGCCAATAGAACAAGTACAAAAATTATTAGGTCATATTCAGATTGACACGACAATGAAATATGCTATGGTTACACAGAATAATGTAAAATTCGCTCATAGAAAGTTTATTGGTTGA